From Zingiber officinale cultivar Zhangliang chromosome 5B, Zo_v1.1, whole genome shotgun sequence, the proteins below share one genomic window:
- the LOC121985667 gene encoding uncharacterized protein At1g03900-like: MSSSRRVEAAAADGEDEEAFEHTLLVVREVTVYKIPPRSTSGGYKCGEWLQSDKIWSGRLRVVSCGHRCEIRLEDPASGELFAACFILPGQRESSVEPALDSSRYFVLKIEDGRGKHAFIGLGFNERNEAFDFNVALSDHEKYLRRESDNEEGEDEDSHIDIHPAVNHRLKEGETIRINVKNKTSSGGGMLSTAGLTGGPLNKPKVGTLLAPPPGSAGKIKSPLPPPPNDPATARMASGQHAGLKAAEESTGRPVDPLSDFSAIERNLPSSTKPGSNKNTASGWAAF; the protein is encoded by the exons ATGTCGTCGTCGCGGCGTGTTGAAGCGGCGGCGGCGGATGGCGAGGATGAGGAGGCGTTCGAACACACGCTGTTGGTGGTGCGCGAAGTGACAGTGTACAAGATCCCACCGAGAAGCACTAGCGGCGGGTACAAATGCGGGGAATGGCTGCAATCCGACAAGATCTGGTCGGGCCGCCTCCGGGTCGTCTCCTGTGGCCACCGCTGCGAGATTCGTCTCGAGGATCCCGCCTCCGGGGAACTCTTCGCTGCCTGCTTCATTCTCCCTGGCCAGCGCGAGAGCTCAGTAGAACCCGCCCTCGACTCCTCCCGCTATTTCGTTCTCAAAATCGAGGACGGACGCGGTAAGCACGCCTTCATCGGTCTCGGATTCAACGAGCGCAACGAGGCCTTTGATTTCAATGTGGCCCTTTCGGACCACGAGAAGTACCTGAGGAGAGAGAGCGACAATGAGGAGGGTGAGGACGAAGATAGCCACATTGACATACATCCGGCAGTCAACCATCGACTAAAG GAAGGTGAAACCATTCGCATAAATGTGAAGAATAAAACATCTAGTGGAGGAGGCATGCTTTCAACTGCTGGCTTAACTGGAGGACCCTTGAACAAGCCAAAAGTTGGTACACTTCTTGCACCTCCACCTGGTAGTGCAGGGAAGATCAAGTCACCTCTTCCACCACCACCTAATGATCCTGCAACTGCTAGGATGGCCTCAGGTCAACATGCTGGACTGAAGGCTGCTGAGGAATCCACGGGCCGACCTGTTGATCCTTTGTCTGATTTTTCTGCCATTGAG AGAAATCTACCTTCTTCCACCAAGCCAGGATCTAATAAGAATACTGCATCTGGGTGGGCAGCATTTTGA